The Sporomusa termitida genome has a window encoding:
- a CDS encoding thiamine pyrophosphate-dependent enzyme, translated as MSSRDYIKEDQFPLFTCPGCTHGTVINAFVRAADELQLDRGKTVIVCAIGCAGRTPTYLDFNVLRVTHGRALAFATGIKLARPDVKVIVFMGDGDALAIGGNHFIHAARRNIDITSVVFRNEIYGMTGGQYSPTTPVGHKATTAPYGMIEPSFDTCELAASAGATYVARGDVYNVGNLYKVMKAALQHKGFAVVEALTSCPIQFGRRNKLADPAKMVERIKNMVVTKTAAEKLPPAELAEKFVIGEFVNTRKLELTERYAKLLDRRKKDTEVVITMG; from the coding sequence ATGAGTAGCCGCGATTATATCAAAGAAGACCAATTTCCCCTGTTTACTTGTCCCGGCTGTACCCATGGCACGGTGATCAATGCGTTTGTAAGAGCAGCCGACGAACTGCAGCTGGACCGCGGCAAAACGGTGATTGTCTGTGCCATCGGCTGCGCCGGCCGGACGCCGACCTATCTGGATTTTAACGTGCTGCGGGTTACCCACGGCCGGGCGCTGGCGTTTGCCACCGGCATAAAATTGGCCAGGCCCGATGTTAAGGTCATTGTCTTCATGGGCGACGGCGACGCCCTGGCTATTGGCGGCAATCATTTTATCCATGCCGCCAGAAGGAACATTGATATTACCTCGGTTGTATTCAGAAACGAGATATATGGCATGACCGGGGGCCAGTATTCACCGACAACACCGGTTGGGCACAAAGCGACAACGGCTCCCTACGGCATGATCGAACCCAGCTTTGACACCTGTGAACTGGCGGCCAGCGCCGGCGCCACCTATGTGGCCCGCGGGGATGTCTATAATGTGGGCAACCTGTATAAGGTTATGAAAGCCGCCTTACAGCACAAAGGCTTTGCCGTTGTCGAGGCGCTGACGAGCTGTCCCATACAATTCGGCCGGCGCAACAAACTGGCTGATCCGGCCAAGATGGTGGAACGGATAAAAAATATGGTGGTTACCAAAACCGCGGCGGAAAAACTGCCGCCGGCAGAGCTGGCGGAAAAGTTTGTTATCGGTGAGTTTGTCAATACCCGCAAGCTTGAACTTACCGAAAGGTATGCCAAGCTGTTGGACAGGCGTAAAAAAGACACGGAAGTCGTAATCACCATGGGCTGA
- a CDS encoding LysR family transcriptional regulator: MLKNMDYVYAVYENKSFSKAAQQLYISQPALSAAIKKVEEEIQLPLFDRSCNPIQLTPAGEYYIESTEKIMAIEKEMAAHFNSLSNQGTVHVGSASFFCAYILPTIVQDFKVRFPGYSVNLLEANADDLVKCLRSGIVDIILDVEKLDANSFNPRVWAAEQIVLAVPAAYEINRRLANYRLTFADMGRGRYREQTCPQVSLKQFEQEPFLLLEKGNDMYQRGLKMCRQAGFVPKVAMYLDQMLTAYYIACSGKGVTFVRAGVTHYLEPTNKLFFYKTDDENAVRNIMLYCKKSQPLSQIGNDFINFMQEREFAM; this comes from the coding sequence ATGCTGAAAAATATGGATTATGTATATGCGGTTTATGAAAATAAAAGCTTTTCCAAGGCGGCTCAGCAGCTATATATTTCGCAGCCGGCACTTAGTGCGGCCATTAAAAAGGTGGAAGAAGAAATTCAGCTGCCGCTTTTTGACAGAAGCTGCAATCCCATACAATTGACACCGGCAGGCGAGTACTATATTGAATCAACAGAAAAAATTATGGCAATAGAAAAGGAAATGGCGGCGCATTTCAACAGCTTGAGCAATCAGGGCACAGTGCATGTGGGCAGCGCTTCATTTTTCTGTGCATACATTCTGCCAACCATTGTGCAGGACTTTAAAGTGAGATTTCCGGGTTATTCGGTAAATCTGCTGGAAGCCAATGCGGACGATCTTGTCAAATGCCTGCGGTCAGGTATTGTTGATATTATCCTGGATGTGGAGAAATTAGATGCCAATAGCTTTAATCCCCGGGTGTGGGCGGCCGAACAAATTGTGCTGGCCGTACCGGCAGCTTATGAAATTAACCGCCGGCTGGCGAACTATCGTCTGACCTTTGCCGATATGGGCCGCGGCAGATACCGGGAGCAAACCTGCCCCCAGGTAAGCCTGAAACAATTTGAGCAGGAACCCTTTTTGCTGCTTGAAAAAGGAAACGATATGTATCAGCGGGGGTTGAAAATGTGCCGGCAGGCAGGTTTTGTTCCCAAAGTCGCCATGTATCTGGATCAAATGCTCACCGCCTATTATATTGCCTGCAGCGGCAAGGGAGTTACCTTTGTGCGGGCCGGAGTCACCCATTACCTGGAACCTACAAATAAATTGTTTTTTTATAAAACTGATGATGAAAATGCAGTTCGCAATATTATGCTGTATTGCAAAAAGTCACAGCCGCTCTCACAAATCGGTAACGATTTTATTAATTTCATGCAGGAGAGGGAGTTTGCCATGTAG
- a CDS encoding 2-oxoacid:acceptor oxidoreductase family protein produces the protein MIKADKIEMRFSGFGGQGVVLASIIYGNALAKEGFNVIQTQAYGIEARGGASSGEVIYSKAIINHLHVTAPDVLLALSQEACDKYVKDVRAGGIVICDSYYIDVLPHRQDIEVYAAPLTEIAINEMGRELFTNTLSLGFINGIMNNVKLENLMAALVDQVGNKSKEENSRALALGYQKAQALLKK, from the coding sequence GTGATAAAGGCTGATAAGATCGAAATGCGGTTCAGCGGCTTTGGCGGGCAGGGGGTTGTCCTGGCCAGCATAATTTATGGCAATGCCCTGGCTAAGGAAGGCTTCAATGTCATTCAGACCCAGGCGTATGGCATCGAGGCCCGCGGCGGCGCTTCCAGCGGTGAAGTCATTTACAGTAAAGCAATTATCAATCATTTGCATGTAACGGCGCCGGATGTACTTTTAGCTCTTTCCCAGGAAGCCTGTGATAAATATGTCAAGGATGTACGCGCCGGCGGCATCGTTATTTGTGATTCCTACTATATTGATGTGCTGCCGCACAGACAGGACATAGAGGTATATGCAGCGCCCTTAACCGAAATCGCCATCAACGAAATGGGCAGAGAGTTATTCACCAACACTCTTTCGCTTGGCTTCATCAACGGCATCATGAATAACGTGAAACTGGAAAACCTCATGGCCGCACTTGTTGATCAGGTGGGGAACAAGTCAAAGGAAGAAAACAGCCGGGCGCTGGCGCTGGGCTAT
- a CDS encoding 4Fe-4S dicluster domain-containing protein → MAGNSVGVNTKWCKSCGICVAYCPKKVFALTEKKKLIIDKEDECVACKMCEYRCPDLAITITGKENQANG, encoded by the coding sequence TTGGCCGGAAATAGCGTAGGTGTGAATACAAAATGGTGTAAGAGCTGCGGTATCTGCGTTGCCTACTGTCCGAAAAAAGTATTTGCCTTAACCGAGAAAAAAAAGTTGATTATTGACAAAGAAGACGAATGCGTTGCCTGTAAAATGTGTGAGTACCGGTGCCCGGATCTCGCAATAACGATTACCGGGAAGGAGAATCAAGCGAATGGCTAA
- a CDS encoding dihydroxy-acid dehydratase yields the protein MPKRGNENDMMEAYWIGLMSSSGYRKKDLAKPVIGIVNSYTDANPGHKPFAELVKYVKEGIWAAGGTPAEFGVPGPCDGMAQGAGMHYILPQRDLIAASVETMVSAHGFDGLVFLGSCDKIIPGMLMAAIHLDLPALFLTAGAMLPYEDGGKIYCTSDLKEAIGKFNKGKIDEETFDRWRTNMCSSAGTCSMYGTANTMGALLEATGVAPFGSSTMLFCDGEKGRQARDVGERIVELVQEGRPFSTYMNEVVLANAIKHVSATGGSTNAVLHSMAIAKVMGSKLTLKDVDAIQSSVPVIAKFKPSAGLNINDFHRAGGVPAVLATIRDYLDLNVPLAFAGTTLGEYLDTYKGNIDRNVIHSVDDALYADGCFAVLSGNLAPLGAVVKKSGVEPQMQHHVGPAVVFNSEEEVRDYLLNKKVEPGSVLVIRYEGPQGGPGMRELSIPAAMLVGMGLHTSVAMVTDGRFSGATRGPCVGHVAPEAWAGGPLALVKDGDIIEIDLNKNLLNLQVAPEELERRKDEVQKPVRKLKGVLAAYRAGVAGAEQGAVWLYRDDWQE from the coding sequence ATGCCCAAACGCGGCAATGAAAACGATATGATGGAAGCCTACTGGATTGGCCTGATGAGTTCTTCGGGTTATAGAAAGAAGGATTTAGCCAAGCCTGTTATCGGGATTGTCAATTCCTATACCGACGCCAACCCCGGTCATAAACCCTTTGCCGAACTGGTCAAGTATGTAAAAGAGGGAATCTGGGCTGCCGGGGGGACACCGGCCGAATTCGGGGTACCTGGCCCCTGCGACGGCATGGCGCAGGGGGCCGGCATGCATTACATACTGCCCCAGCGTGACCTGATTGCCGCCTCAGTAGAAACCATGGTTTCCGCTCATGGCTTTGACGGCCTGGTTTTCCTGGGATCATGCGATAAAATTATTCCCGGCATGTTGATGGCGGCCATCCATTTGGATCTGCCGGCATTGTTTCTGACCGCAGGTGCCATGCTGCCCTACGAAGATGGCGGCAAGATTTATTGCACAAGCGATCTAAAGGAAGCCATCGGCAAGTTTAACAAAGGCAAAATTGACGAAGAAACCTTTGACCGTTGGCGAACCAATATGTGCTCCTCTGCCGGTACCTGCTCCATGTATGGTACTGCGAACACTATGGGGGCATTGCTGGAGGCCACCGGTGTTGCACCGTTCGGTTCCTCCACCATGCTGTTCTGCGATGGGGAAAAGGGACGCCAGGCAAGAGATGTAGGCGAGCGTATCGTAGAGCTGGTGCAAGAGGGCCGGCCGTTTTCCACCTATATGAACGAGGTGGTACTGGCCAACGCCATTAAGCATGTTTCTGCTACCGGCGGCTCAACGAACGCCGTACTCCACAGCATGGCCATAGCTAAGGTAATGGGATCAAAACTAACCTTAAAGGATGTTGATGCCATACAGTCCTCAGTGCCGGTTATCGCTAAATTCAAGCCGTCCGCCGGGCTCAATATCAACGATTTTCATCGTGCGGGCGGAGTCCCGGCTGTGCTTGCCACAATACGCGATTATCTTGATTTGAATGTGCCTTTGGCGTTTGCCGGTACGACCCTGGGCGAATACCTGGATACATATAAAGGTAATATCGACCGGAACGTCATCCATTCTGTGGACGACGCCCTGTATGCCGACGGTTGTTTTGCCGTTTTGTCCGGCAACCTGGCGCCTTTAGGCGCCGTGGTCAAAAAAAGCGGTGTGGAGCCGCAGATGCAGCATCACGTCGGCCCGGCCGTAGTTTTCAACTCGGAGGAAGAAGTGCGGGATTATCTTCTCAATAAGAAAGTTGAGCCGGGTTCGGTACTTGTCATCCGTTACGAGGGCCCCCAGGGCGGACCGGGTATGAGAGAACTGTCGATACCGGCTGCCATGCTGGTCGGCATGGGATTACACACCTCGGTGGCGATGGTCACTGACGGACGTTTCTCGGGAGCCACCCGGGGACCCTGTGTAGGTCATGTTGCGCCGGAAGCCTGGGCCGGCGGTCCGTTAGCCCTGGTTAAAGACGGTGATATTATCGAAATCGATCTGAATAAGAATTTGCTCAACCTTCAGGTTGCGCCGGAGGAGCTGGAACGGCGCAAAGACGAAGTGCAAAAACCCGTGCGCAAACTGAAGGGTGTTCTGGCCGCTTACCGGGCTGGTGTGGCGGGAGCCGAGCAAGGAGCAGTTTGGCTCTACCGGGATGATTGGCAAGAATAA
- a CDS encoding LysR family transcriptional regulator, translated as MYNAGLEAFLAVARMLNISRAAEQLNLAQSTVSKRLKDLESELGTALIERGQGSKSIRLTPAGEEFLDIAQRWSVLWNQAQALKSENPRLLLTLGTLDSLNYALFPPLYHALCQHRPKIRLSVTTSHSPDLYDLLERRQVDVGFTLLERSYPTILVDKLFSEPMVVLRPCTDGGAASRVLHPSELDSNYELFLASGPSYKIWHDQWWDPLNSNCIRLDCVQLIFSFLYSDKQWAIVPLSVARMAKSRGEFSISYLSESPPERICYKITHKYPKASTLASLAILDHYLKICLPVNFSLVDQAPDSSSLPGVPQRQKKA; from the coding sequence ATGTATAACGCTGGCCTGGAGGCTTTCCTGGCGGTGGCAAGGATGCTGAACATCAGCAGGGCCGCCGAGCAGTTGAATCTGGCCCAGTCGACAGTCAGCAAACGGTTAAAGGACCTTGAGTCCGAGCTGGGAACGGCCCTGATTGAGCGTGGCCAAGGTTCCAAATCCATTCGTTTGACGCCTGCAGGCGAAGAGTTTCTGGATATTGCCCAGCGCTGGAGCGTTCTGTGGAATCAGGCGCAGGCGCTTAAATCCGAAAACCCCAGGCTTTTGCTGACGCTGGGTACCCTGGACAGTCTCAACTATGCTCTGTTTCCGCCGCTTTACCACGCCTTATGCCAGCACCGGCCCAAGATACGGTTGAGCGTAACCACCTCTCATTCTCCGGATTTATACGACCTTCTCGAACGCAGGCAGGTTGATGTCGGTTTTACTTTGCTGGAAAGATCCTATCCAACAATTCTAGTCGATAAATTATTCAGTGAGCCAATGGTGGTTTTGCGCCCCTGCACTGACGGCGGCGCAGCGTCCCGGGTCCTGCACCCCAGTGAACTGGACTCAAATTATGAACTGTTTCTGGCCTCCGGTCCCAGTTATAAAATATGGCATGACCAGTGGTGGGACCCTTTAAACAGTAACTGTATCCGGCTGGACTGCGTCCAATTGATCTTTTCCTTTTTGTACTCGGATAAGCAATGGGCCATCGTGCCCCTGTCTGTTGCACGAATGGCCAAAAGTAGAGGAGAATTCAGCATCTCCTATCTTTCCGAGTCCCCCCCTGAGCGGATCTGCTACAAAATAACCCATAAATACCCCAAGGCCAGCACGCTTGCCAGTCTGGCGATCCTGGATCATTATCTGAAAATATGCCTGCCTGTCAATTTTTCCTTGGTAGATCAAGCTCCGGATAGCAGCTCCCTGCCTGGTGTCCCTCAACGACAAAAGAAAGCCTGA
- a CDS encoding 2-oxoacid:acceptor oxidoreductase subunit alpha, whose amino-acid sequence MANNKLMQGNQACALGAIKAGVKFCAGYPITPSSEIMEVLAEELPDAGGKFIQMEDEIASMGAIIGASVMGTKSLTCTSGPGFDLKQENIAFAAMAEIPAIIVDVQRSGPSTGGATICAQGDLLQAKYGRSGDCPTIALYPNSVQEIYKTTIRAFNLSEKYMMPVILLLDETIGHMRENINLAEYENVEIINRKLPAVPPEEYHPYQPDESGVVRLMPFGNDQNYRYVINGMHHTIDGMPSLTKDAIHNSIERINGKIERNKEDIWEWEEIATADADTLIIACGCVSRSAIEAVKAARAKGHKVGLFRPVTIWPFIDEPLKKLLKKVKTVIVPEMNRGQLVHKIKELVDTSVEIRQLNIFDGSLIMPEQIIKVVEGVALNE is encoded by the coding sequence ATGGCTAACAACAAACTGATGCAAGGCAATCAGGCCTGCGCCCTGGGGGCCATAAAAGCCGGCGTCAAGTTCTGTGCCGGCTATCCCATCACCCCTTCTTCAGAAATTATGGAAGTACTGGCGGAAGAACTGCCTGACGCCGGCGGAAAATTTATCCAGATGGAAGACGAAATTGCCAGCATGGGGGCGATTATCGGCGCATCCGTTATGGGTACAAAATCATTAACCTGTACCAGCGGACCGGGCTTTGACCTTAAGCAGGAGAATATTGCCTTTGCCGCCATGGCCGAGATTCCCGCCATCATTGTTGATGTTCAGCGCAGCGGTCCCAGCACCGGCGGTGCGACTATATGCGCGCAGGGGGACTTGTTGCAGGCCAAATACGGCCGGTCAGGAGACTGTCCGACCATTGCCCTTTATCCTAACTCGGTGCAAGAAATTTATAAAACCACCATCCGGGCGTTCAACCTGTCGGAGAAATATATGATGCCCGTAATCCTGCTGCTGGATGAGACCATTGGCCATATGCGGGAAAACATCAATCTTGCTGAGTATGAGAATGTTGAAATTATTAACAGGAAGCTCCCGGCAGTACCGCCGGAGGAATATCATCCCTACCAGCCGGATGAGTCCGGGGTCGTAAGGCTGATGCCGTTCGGCAACGACCAAAACTACCGTTATGTTATTAACGGCATGCATCATACCATTGACGGCATGCCCAGCCTCACCAAAGATGCCATCCATAATTCCATAGAACGAATTAACGGCAAGATAGAGCGGAACAAAGAAGACATTTGGGAATGGGAAGAAATTGCCACCGCAGACGCCGATACGTTAATCATTGCCTGCGGCTGTGTGTCCCGCTCGGCGATAGAAGCGGTAAAAGCCGCCCGGGCAAAGGGGCATAAGGTGGGCCTGTTCCGGCCGGTCACCATCTGGCCTTTTATTGACGAACCTCTTAAGAAACTGCTGAAAAAGGTAAAGACCGTTATTGTTCCGGAAATGAACCGGGGGCAACTGGTACACAAAATCAAAGAACTTGTCGATACCAGCGTGGAGATAAGGCAGTTGAATATCTTTGATGGCTCGCTAATAATGCCGGAGCAAATCATTAAGGTAGTTGAGGGGGTAGCTTTAAATGAGTAG